A window of the Hemitrygon akajei unplaced genomic scaffold, sHemAka1.3 Scf000111, whole genome shotgun sequence genome harbors these coding sequences:
- the LOC140723377 gene encoding uncharacterized protein, giving the protein MAHQQVHTGERPFTCSECGKGFTYSSQLKIHQRVHTGERPFTCSDCGKGFTQLAGLQAHQSVHTGEKPFTCSDCGKGFTSSSQLKVHQRVHTGERPFNCSDCGKGFTQLANLQAHQSVHTGERPFTCSDCGKGFTSSSKLKVHQRVHTGERPFTCSDCGKGFTLSSQLKVHQRVHTGERPFTCSDCGKGFTQFSGLQAHQSVHTGERPFNCSVCGKGFTQLSSLQAHQSVHSGKRPFTCSDCGKGFTLSSCLLTHQSVHTGEWPFTCSECEKGFTRSSQLKVHQRVHTGERPFTCSDCGKGFTSSSQLKVHQRVHTGERPFICSDCGKGFTQLATLQAHHLVHTGERPFNCSDCGKGFTRSSQLKVHQRVHNGERPFTCSDCGKGFTQSSQLKVHERIHTGERPFTCSDCGKGFTRSSRLLTHQSVHTGERPFSSC; this is encoded by the exons atggctcaccagcaagttcacactggggagaggccattcacctgttcggaatgtgggaagggattcacctactcatcccaactgaagatacatcagcgagttcacactggggagaggccattcacctgctcagactgtgggaagggattcacacaattAGCTGgcctacaagcacaccagtcagttcacactggggagaagccgttcacttgctcagactgtgggaagggattcacttcgtcatctcaactgaaggtacatcagcgagttcacactggggagaggccgttcaactgctcagactgtgggaagggattcacacagttagctaacctacaagcacaccagtcagttcacactggggagaggccgttcacttgctcagactgtgggaagggattcacttcatcatctaaactgaaggtacatcagcgagttcacactggggagag gccattcacctgctcagactgtgggaagggattcactttgtcatctcaactgaaggtacatcagcgagttcacaccggagagaggccattcacctgctcagactgtgggaagggattcacacagttctCTGGCCtgcaagcacaccagtcagttcacactggggagaggccgttcaactgctcagtctgtgggaagggattcacacagttatctagcctgcaagcacaccagtcagttcactctggcaagaggccgttcacctgctcagactgtgggaagggattcactctgtcatcttgcctactgacacaccagtcagttcacactggagagtggccattcacctgctcggagtgtgagaagggattcactcggtcatctcaactgaaggtacatcagcgagttcacactggggagaggccattcacctgctcggactgtgggaagggattcacttcgtcatctcaactgaaggtacatcagcgagttcacactggggagaggccgttcatctgctcagactgtgggaagggattcacacagttagctaCCCTACAAGCACACcatttagttcacactggggagaggccgttcaactgctcagactgtgggaagggattcactcggtcatctcaactgaaggtacatcagcgagttcacaatggggagcggccgttcacctgctcagactgtgggaagggattcactcaatcatctcaattgaaggtacatgagcgaattcacacaggggagaggccattcacctgctcagactgtgggaagggattcacgcgGTCATctcgcctactgacacaccagtcagttcacactggggagaggccgttctcctCCTGTTAA